From Bacteroidota bacterium, the proteins below share one genomic window:
- a CDS encoding T9SS type A sorting domain-containing protein produces the protein MRRLQLTLWFVLFTVISHSQWLGDDYYVLTFEDTATLPHLRMDSISNRNGLWQVGSPQKAVFTSAQSPPRVIVTDTVQPYPVNDTSSFTVVNIASGYGWLYPHTVMLSGYYQVHSDTLTDFGTIELSPDNGTTWIDLINDTLYSAYYQWWSTVPVLSGNSNGWQYFSTWLSPLGPLFNVQLNDTILFRFTFISDSIQTNKDGLIFDDLVFEDWIEGVPFIRDDDRVSIYPNPTNEWLSLRCERGTGARSVQVFNFNSELVYESRNFSEEGLETRHLPDGVYWLKYSDNRIFAVKRFLVQH, from the coding sequence ATGAGAAGGCTTCAACTTACGCTTTGGTTCGTATTGTTTACGGTCATTTCGCATAGCCAATGGTTGGGCGATGACTACTATGTACTCACATTTGAAGACACTGCCACACTGCCCCACTTGCGAATGGATTCAATATCGAATCGGAATGGCCTGTGGCAAGTTGGCAGTCCGCAAAAGGCTGTCTTCACTTCAGCCCAGTCACCTCCCAGGGTCATTGTCACCGACACTGTTCAGCCCTACCCGGTAAACGACACCAGCAGTTTTACCGTGGTGAATATTGCGAGCGGGTACGGTTGGCTGTATCCCCATACAGTAATGTTATCCGGATACTATCAGGTGCATTCCGATACGCTGACCGATTTTGGTACGATCGAACTTTCTCCCGACAATGGAACTACCTGGATTGATTTGATCAACGATACCTTATATTCCGCGTACTATCAGTGGTGGTCAACGGTACCGGTGCTAAGCGGGAATTCAAACGGCTGGCAGTACTTTTCTACCTGGCTGTCGCCACTCGGACCGTTATTCAATGTACAGCTCAACGATACGATCCTTTTTCGATTTACATTCATCAGCGATAGTATTCAGACAAACAAAGACGGTTTGATCTTTGACGATCTGGTTTTCGAGGATTGGATCGAAGGGGTTCCTTTCATACGAGACGATGACCGGGTATCCATTTATCCCAACCCGACCAATGAATGGTTGAGTTTGCGATGTGAGAGAGGGACGGGCGCGCGATCTGTTCAAGTCTTCAATTTTAACAGCGAACTGGTTTACGAGAGCCGGAATTTTTCGGAAGAAGGCCTGGAAACACGGCACCTTCCTGATGGTGTTTACTGGTTGAAATATTCCGACAATCGAATATTTGCAG
- a CDS encoding DUF1905 domain-containing protein, with protein sequence MRYEFTAPLWQYAGAGGWHFVSLPKKMSKEIRKLLRSEEQGWGRLPATARIGQSEWKTAIWFDTKQDTYLLPVKGEVRKSEGLIVDKSFSTILWL encoded by the coding sequence ATCCGGTATGAATTCACCGCCCCGCTTTGGCAGTATGCCGGAGCTGGCGGCTGGCATTTTGTTTCGCTCCCGAAGAAGATGTCGAAGGAGATCCGCAAGCTGTTACGATCGGAAGAGCAGGGATGGGGCCGGTTGCCGGCTACCGCACGGATCGGACAAAGCGAATGGAAGACGGCGATCTGGTTCGATACAAAGCAGGACACCTATTTGCTGCCTGTAAAGGGAGAGGTTCGGAAGTCGGAAGGGCTCATCGTCGACAAAAGTTTCAGCACGATCCTGTGGTTGTGA
- a CDS encoding GNAT family N-acetyltransferase, whose protein sequence is MNTYPKVTVRSAKLPDDLESVRKLWMDYLSWGNNKMQELYGVHPHHPAETVEQDIRQISKFQPPHGQLLLAVHEGRVCGLGSLKSISADVGEIKRMFVDPGLRRIGAGRAILEGLLTEARMIGYKTVRLDSPRFMEAAHALYRSVGFRDIDAYPEVEIPEAFKAYLLFMELDLTKEPQ, encoded by the coding sequence ATGAACACATATCCGAAGGTGACTGTACGAAGCGCGAAGCTTCCGGACGACTTGGAATCCGTCAGAAAATTGTGGATGGACTACCTGAGTTGGGGTAACAATAAAATGCAGGAACTCTATGGTGTTCATCCGCATCATCCTGCGGAGACCGTGGAACAGGATATACGTCAGATCAGTAAGTTCCAGCCACCGCACGGTCAACTGCTGTTGGCAGTACATGAAGGCAGGGTTTGTGGACTTGGAAGCTTGAAGAGCATCAGCGCGGATGTCGGTGAAATCAAACGAATGTTCGTGGATCCGGGCCTCAGACGAATAGGGGCCGGCAGAGCCATACTGGAAGGACTCTTGACAGAGGCAAGAATGATCGGATACAAAACGGTCCGGCTCGACAGTCCCCGGTTCATGGAAGCTGCGCATGCACTGTATAGAAGTGTTGGCTTCCGTGATATTGATGCCTATCCGGAAGTGGAAATTCCGGAGGCCTTTAAAGCCTATCTGTTATTTATGGAGTTGGACTTAACCAAAGAACCGCAGTAA
- a CDS encoding dihydrofolate reductase family protein — MRKVVAAFNMTLDGNCDHTAGLPDEEVHQHYTDLLDRSDVILYGRTTYQLMEYWRTFLEKPSGERTMDAFAAAIDRIPKIVFSRSLKEVDWKSAGLAELELKETVERLRQQPGRDILIGSRSLIQQLMKLRLIDELQLCIHPVVAGKGMSLFKDMDRIILRLVNTKRFDGGAIVLYYKLEAS, encoded by the coding sequence ATGAGAAAAGTTGTCGCTGCCTTCAACATGACCCTCGATGGGAACTGTGACCATACGGCGGGACTGCCGGATGAGGAGGTGCATCAGCATTATACGGATCTGTTGGACCGCAGCGATGTCATCCTCTACGGCCGAACGACCTATCAGTTGATGGAATACTGGCGGACATTTTTGGAAAAACCTTCCGGCGAGCGGACGATGGATGCGTTCGCGGCCGCGATCGACCGGATTCCCAAGATCGTGTTCTCCCGGAGCTTGAAGGAGGTGGATTGGAAGAGTGCCGGCCTGGCTGAACTTGAACTGAAAGAAACCGTCGAGCGTCTCCGGCAGCAACCGGGAAGGGATATCCTCATCGGAAGTCGAAGTCTGATCCAACAGTTGATGAAGCTGCGGCTGATAGACGAATTGCAGTTGTGCATTCACCCGGTCGTTGCCGGTAAGGGAATGTCGCTGTTTAAAGACATGGACCGGATCATCCTTCGGCTGGTCAACACAAAGCGGTTTGACGGCGGTGCTATTGTGCTATACTACAAGCTGGAAGCATCGTGA
- a CDS encoding DUF1801 domain-containing protein encodes MKATRPIHPDFQHFLKFKDKEVIDLFTDLREYILELYPDSNELLYHTHALTAVFSISEKLSDAFCMLPIYTKHLNLGFNKGTLLKDPHQLLTGTGNLIRHIDVKKPGDYRNPKVKALIKTAIDFAIKDMEKPTKSVGKTISKIAKK; translated from the coding sequence ATGAAAGCCACACGACCGATACACCCGGACTTCCAGCATTTCCTCAAGTTCAAAGACAAGGAAGTGATCGACTTGTTTACCGATCTTCGGGAGTATATCCTGGAACTGTATCCGGACTCGAATGAACTCCTGTATCATACACACGCCCTGACAGCGGTTTTCTCCATTTCGGAAAAGTTGTCGGACGCTTTTTGCATGTTGCCGATCTATACCAAGCACCTGAACCTTGGTTTCAACAAGGGGACGCTGTTGAAGGATCCGCATCAGCTCCTGACGGGCACCGGAAATCTGATCCGGCACATCGATGTGAAGAAACCAGGTGATTACCGGAATCCGAAAGTGAAAGCCCTGATCAAAACAGCCATCGACTTTGCCATCAAGGATATGGAAAAGCCGACGAAATCAGTTGGCAAGACGATTTCCAAGATTGCGAAGAAGTGA
- a CDS encoding SRPBCC domain-containing protein, with the protein MKKLQFNVSIKAPAERVYDRMLGISSKLTYEQWTALFNPTSTYEGNWQKGSKIYFVGTDEKGERGGLVSEIADNVPGRFVSIRHYGLVRADAEITEGPDVEKWANGFENYSFVESDGATTVTVELDTNDDFSEYMSQTYPKALDKLREICEA; encoded by the coding sequence TGAAAAAATTGCAATTCAACGTAAGCATTAAAGCGCCGGCCGAGAGAGTCTATGACCGGATGCTGGGTATCAGCAGTAAGCTGACCTACGAGCAATGGACCGCTCTGTTCAATCCGACTTCCACTTATGAGGGAAATTGGCAAAAGGGCAGCAAGATCTATTTCGTGGGTACTGACGAAAAAGGCGAAAGAGGCGGCCTGGTTTCGGAGATAGCGGATAATGTTCCGGGACGGTTTGTATCGATCCGGCACTACGGACTCGTGAGAGCGGATGCAGAGATCACGGAAGGGCCGGATGTGGAAAAGTGGGCGAACGGATTCGAGAACTATTCGTTTGTAGAATCCGATGGGGCCACGACCGTCACGGTTGAGCTCGACACGAACGATGATTTTTCAGAGTACATGAGCCAAACCTATCCCAAAGCCCTCGACAAATTGCGGGAGATCTGTGAAGCGTGA